Genomic segment of uncultured Tolumonas sp.:
ATTCAGTAGCATTAGAATAACCACCCATCGCTGCCGCTTTGGTGACTGGCTCGTTGACTTTGAGATCTTCCAATACCAACTGGGCCATATCTAAGCAGTCATGCCATGTATCCAGCGCATCAAAGAGACCTTCTTTATCTTCTTGCATGTCTTTGTTGTATGCCAACGGCAGCGCTTTCAGTGTCATCAGCATACCGTTCAGTGCACCTGCCACACGACCCGTTTTGCCACGGATCAGTTCCAGTGCATCTGGGTTTTTCTTTTGTGGCATCAGTGATGAGCCAGAAGTCACTTTATCGGATAACTCGACAAAACCTGCTTCACCAGAGGCATAGAAGATCAAGTCTTCGGCAAAACGGGATAAGTGGATCATGGACAGTGCCGCCGTGCTCATTAATTCAATGGCATGATCACGATCAGAGACAGAATCCAGACTGTTACGAGTGGCACGTTCAAAGCCCAGATCCAGCGCTAACGCTTGGCGATCGATCGGATAAGCGGTACCTGCCAGAGCACCGGAACCCAGCGGGCTGGTATTCAGACGTTTCAGGGCATCTTGCAAGCGAGAATAGTCACGATCCAGCATTTCTACATAGGCCAGTGCCCAATGCGAAAATGTTACTGGTTGGGCGCGTTGCAGATGGGTGTATCCCGGTAACACGGTAGTTTGGTACTGACGTGCCGTTGCCACTAATTTACTTTGCAAACCATGGATACTTTCCAGCAACAGATTGCCCTGCTGTTTGCACCACAATTTCAAATCGGTTGCTACCTGATCATTACGGCTGCGGCCGGTATGTAATTTCTTACCCAGATCTCCGACTCGTTCGATCAGTTTGCCTTCCACCCAAGAGTGAATATCTTCTGCATCAGAGCGCAGAATTTGTTCGGGGTCGGCTTCCACTTCTGCTTTCAACGTCAGTAACGCGGCTTCCAGTTTTACTTGTTCATCTGCGGTTAGAATACCCACGCTGACCAGCGCTTTTGACCAACCAATGGAACCGACAATGTCTTGTTCTGCCAGACGATAATCAAAACGCAGCGAGTCATTGAATTGTTTAAATCGGGTATCAGCCGCTTGGCTGAAACGTCCACCCCATAAAGCCATGTCAGGTTCCTTTATAAATTCTTAACTGTAATCAGTGTACATCTGTTGCTGAGCAAGAAAAAGGAGCCTTGAAGGCTCCTTGAGATGCGAGCGAATTAAGCTTGGTTGATCAGGGTGTATAAGATCGCATTCTGGATATGCATGCGGTTCTCCGCTTCATCCATGATCAATGACGCAGGGCCATCCATCACTTCGGAGGTGATTTCCAACTCGCGATGAGCAGGCTGGCAATGCAGCACATGACGAATACCTGTGTTATCCAATAATGCCTGATTGATTTGGTACGGCATGAATTTGTCTTTGACGGCTTCCATCGGCGTGTTATCGCCCATCGATACCCAAGTATCGGTGTAAGCAACGTCAAAACCACGAATATCGGCACAATTATCGGTTACCGATAATTGTGCGCCTGATTTACGCGCCAGATCCGCGGCCAGATTAAAGATTTGCGCATCTGGGCCTGAACCTTTAGGCGAAACAACGGTGACATCGGTACCCAGAATCGCGCCAGTCAGCAGTAACGAATGGGCAACGTTGTTACCATCACCTAAGTAAGCTAGTTTTACTTTGCTCAGATCATCATAGTTCTCAGCAATGGTCATGAAATCAGCCAATGCCTGACATGGGTGATAGAGGTTACACAGTGAGTTCACCACGGGTACAGTGGCATGTTCACGCAAACCCAGTAGCGTTTTATGATCGAATACGCGGGCGACAATACCGTCACACCAGCGCGATAAGTTTTCGGCATAATCTTTCACCGACTCACGATGGCCGATCGCGCCATTCTGTTGATCCAGATAAACAGCATGACCTCCGAGACGATTGATACCGATATCAAAAGTAACACGAGTACGCAGTGACTGTTTTTCAAACAGCGTCACGATATTTTTGCCTGCTAAGCCGGTACGATAGTCCGCTGGCTTGGCTTTCATATCCCGCCCTAATGCGATCAGGGTTTGTAACTCTTCTTTATTAAATTCCGTGGTATCTAACAGATGACGCATCACTGCGCTCCTTAATAATCCATTTATTAAGCTTGAATACGAGTACCCGTTGCTTCGCCATTGGCCAGTTTCAGTAACAAATCAGGATCACGCCAGCTGGCAACGACAATCGGTTTTTGAATGGCAGCAGAAACTTGCAGTGCCGCTTTAACTTTTACTGCCATACCATCTGTGATCACACCGTCGGCAACCAGTTGTTCTGTTTTCTCGGTGTTCAGCTCTGGAATCAGTTGCTTGTTGGCATCTAAAATACCGACGACGTCGGACAACATGATCAGATCGGCATCTAACAACTCGGCCAGCGCAATCGCGGCCTGGTCGGCATTAACATTCATCAGCTCACCTTGTGCAGTGATGCCAATTGAGCTAATCACAGGCAGGAAATTTTGTGCCAGTAAAACTTGTAACAGTGCCGGATTCTTTGGTTTGCAATCACCAACGTTACCTAATTCAGGATCAAGCTGGGTGATATCACACAGGCCACCATCAGCCAGACTTAAACCGACCGGATTCAGGCCTTGAGCGATCGCTTCCGCCATCATCTGTTTGTTGGCTGTACCCGCTAACGCACCAACAACATAGGGAATTTGATCAGCCGGTGTAACACGTAGACCATTTTTCTTGGTGCTGGTTTTACCCAGTGTTTTCAGCAGATCATCAACCAGACAACCGCCACCATGCACTAAAACTAATGGACGTGGAAATTGTTGTAAAAAGCGTTGAATGCCACCGATAAAGGCGGTCAATGCGCCTTCAGTTTCTAACAGCGCACCGCCCAGTTTGATGATCAATGGAACTTGTTGTGTCATTTATCTTGGATCCTTATTACATCAAACCAATAGTTGGCGCAAAACCAAACCGCAGATTAATACATTGCAGCGCTTGTGATGAGGCACCTTTCAACAAGTTATCGATCGCTGAACCAACAATCAGCATTCCATCCTGCATTTGCCAATGCAGATCACAGAATGGCGTGCCGGCAACACTGCGGATCGACGGCCATTGTTTGCTGAGGCGGACAATTGGGCTATCGGTGTAAGCTTGAGCATAAGCGGCATTAACTTGCTCTTCTGTCACACCATCCGCCAGCTGTACATAAATGGTCGCCAGAATACCGCGCACGAAATTACCCAAATGCGGTTGGAATATGACCTTCCCACCCAAGTGATAGCTTATTTCAGGCTGATGACGGTGATTGAAGATGCCATAAGGGTTCAAGCTTACTTCACAGAAGCTGGTACCAATCGCCGCTTTACGACCTGCACCAGAAACGCCTGATACCGCATTGATGATCGGCGTGGTCTCTGCTTTGATAAGGCCCGCTTCCATCAGCGGTTTTAGCGCCAGCAATGATGCGGTTGGATAACAGCCTGCGACCGCAACCAAATCAGTCTGTTTGATTTGCTCAGCATTCCACTCTGCTAAACCATAAACGGCTTTCGACAGCCATTCTGGTTGATCGTGCGTGAAACCATAATATTTGTCGTAGAAGCCATCTTGCTGCACACGGAAGGCACCAGACAGATCAAACACCGGAATACCGGCAGCTAAGAAGACAGGCGCCAGATTCATACTGACTTCATGCGCGGTCGCTAAGCAAACCAGATCGGTACCGGTTTTGGCTTCTTGCATACCAGCATCATCTAACGGCTTAACTGGCAGATCGACCAGACCTAAGCATTGTGGATGCAAAGCAGAAAAAGCTTTGTTGGCATCCTGACTACCTGCAGACACATAGAGCCCTTTCAGGTTAAGCTCAGGGTGTTTGTGCACTAATAAAGCAAGCTCTGCACCGGCATAGCCACTGGCACCAATAATTACGACATTAAGCATAGTGCTTTCCATTTATCTCAATTCAGATTAATTCGTAGCGAAGTGAAATGCGGACTTCTGCGGCACATAGTGTGGCAGATTCAAACAGAAATATATCGTCGAGCGAAGAAAAATTGCTGAATGAACATATTGGTTGCCTTGTGACTAAAGCCGCTACAAATCGGCCCTTAGAAGTTAATATTTATGCATTTCGATTGCATTTCTATTATTTACCAAATTAAACTGTGCCGCGCAAGGAGGAAACATGAGTAATCTCGATTTTTTTCAGATGTACCGCGATATTATCGCGCTGCCATCGATCAGCAGCACAGATCCTACCTGGGATCAGAGTAATAAAGGTGTAATCGAACTGCTGGCATCGTGGTTTGAACAATTTGGTATGCAGATCGATATCACGCCCGTGCCAGGCACCGTAGGAAAATTGAATCTGATCGCGACCATTGGCTCTGGCGACGGTGGGCTGCTCCTTGCCGGTCATACCGATACCGTACCGTTTGATGCCGGGCGTTGGCAGAAAGACCCGTTTCAGCTCACGCAAGAAGGTGATCGCATTTATGGTCTCGGCACTATCGATATGAAAGGCTTTTTTGTCTTTATTGCTGAAGCATTAAAAGATACCGACCTAACTCAGCTGAAAAAACCATTACGTATTCTGGCAACCGCCGATGAAGAAACCAGCATGGCTGGCGCGAAAGCGATTGCCGATGCCCACCCAATCCGCCCAGATTATGCGGTGATCGGCGAACCAACTGGTCTGGTGCCGGTATTTATGCATAAAGGTCACATGTCGGAAGCGATCAGAGTGACAGGTAAAAGCGGGCACTCATCGAACCCGGCAAATGGCGTCAATGCCATCGAAATTATGCATAAAGTACTGAGTAAAGTGCTGGTGATGCAGCACGAATTAAAGCAAAAATATAACAATGCGCATTTTGATGTGCCCTATCCGACGCTAAATCTGGGCAGTATTCATGGCGGCGACAGCGCTAACCGTATTTGTGGTGGCTGCGAACTGTGTATCGATTTACGCCCCATTCCTGGTGTGATGCCAGAAGATTTAATCGCCGAGTTAAAACGCCATTTAGCACCGGTAGAAGCGGAATATCCAGGTGCCATCAGTCTCGAACATCTGCATGAACCCGTGCCGCCGTATGGTTGCGATGAAAACTCCGCTTTTGTTAAAGAAGCTGAACGGTTAAGTGGTCATCAAGCAGAAGTGGTGAACTACTGCACCGAAGCACCATTTATTCAGCAACTGGGCTGCGAAACGATTGTGATGGGGCCCGGCTACATTACTCAGGCGCATCAACCTGATGAATACCTCGATCTGTCGTTTGTTAAGCCAA
This window contains:
- the argH gene encoding argininosuccinate lyase produces the protein MALWGGRFSQAADTRFKQFNDSLRFDYRLAEQDIVGSIGWSKALVSVGILTADEQVKLEAALLTLKAEVEADPEQILRSDAEDIHSWVEGKLIERVGDLGKKLHTGRSRNDQVATDLKLWCKQQGNLLLESIHGLQSKLVATARQYQTTVLPGYTHLQRAQPVTFSHWALAYVEMLDRDYSRLQDALKRLNTSPLGSGALAGTAYPIDRQALALDLGFERATRNSLDSVSDRDHAIELMSTAALSMIHLSRFAEDLIFYASGEAGFVELSDKVTSGSSLMPQKKNPDALELIRGKTGRVAGALNGMLMTLKALPLAYNKDMQEDKEGLFDALDTWHDCLDMAQLVLEDLKVNEPVTKAAAMGGYSNATELADYLVAKGIPFREAHHIVGEAVVYAITQQKPLENLTVAEFKQFNTVIADDVYPILSLESTLAKRQALGGVCAEQIAHALQQVEQHLAARVF
- a CDS encoding ornithine carbamoyltransferase, which translates into the protein MRHLLDTTEFNKEELQTLIALGRDMKAKPADYRTGLAGKNIVTLFEKQSLRTRVTFDIGINRLGGHAVYLDQQNGAIGHRESVKDYAENLSRWCDGIVARVFDHKTLLGLREHATVPVVNSLCNLYHPCQALADFMTIAENYDDLSKVKLAYLGDGNNVAHSLLLTGAILGTDVTVVSPKGSGPDAQIFNLAADLARKSGAQLSVTDNCADIRGFDVAYTDTWVSMGDNTPMEAVKDKFMPYQINQALLDNTGIRHVLHCQPAHRELEITSEVMDGPASLIMDEAENRMHIQNAILYTLINQA
- the argB gene encoding acetylglutamate kinase; the protein is MTQQVPLIIKLGGALLETEGALTAFIGGIQRFLQQFPRPLVLVHGGGCLVDDLLKTLGKTSTKKNGLRVTPADQIPYVVGALAGTANKQMMAEAIAQGLNPVGLSLADGGLCDITQLDPELGNVGDCKPKNPALLQVLLAQNFLPVISSIGITAQGELMNVNADQAAIALAELLDADLIMLSDVVGILDANKQLIPELNTEKTEQLVADGVITDGMAVKVKAALQVSAAIQKPIVVASWRDPDLLLKLANGEATGTRIQA
- the argC gene encoding N-acetyl-gamma-glutamyl-phosphate reductase, whose amino-acid sequence is MLNVVIIGASGYAGAELALLVHKHPELNLKGLYVSAGSQDANKAFSALHPQCLGLVDLPVKPLDDAGMQEAKTGTDLVCLATAHEVSMNLAPVFLAAGIPVFDLSGAFRVQQDGFYDKYYGFTHDQPEWLSKAVYGLAEWNAEQIKQTDLVAVAGCYPTASLLALKPLMEAGLIKAETTPIINAVSGVSGAGRKAAIGTSFCEVSLNPYGIFNHRHQPEISYHLGGKVIFQPHLGNFVRGILATIYVQLADGVTEEQVNAAYAQAYTDSPIVRLSKQWPSIRSVAGTPFCDLHWQMQDGMLIVGSAIDNLLKGASSQALQCINLRFGFAPTIGLM
- the argE gene encoding acetylornithine deacetylase, with translation MSNLDFFQMYRDIIALPSISSTDPTWDQSNKGVIELLASWFEQFGMQIDITPVPGTVGKLNLIATIGSGDGGLLLAGHTDTVPFDAGRWQKDPFQLTQEGDRIYGLGTIDMKGFFVFIAEALKDTDLTQLKKPLRILATADEETSMAGAKAIADAHPIRPDYAVIGEPTGLVPVFMHKGHMSEAIRVTGKSGHSSNPANGVNAIEIMHKVLSKVLVMQHELKQKYNNAHFDVPYPTLNLGSIHGGDSANRICGGCELCIDLRPIPGVMPEDLIAELKRHLAPVEAEYPGAISLEHLHEPVPPYGCDENSAFVKEAERLSGHQAEVVNYCTEAPFIQQLGCETIVMGPGYITQAHQPDEYLDLSFVKPTTELIRHLVQRFCL